AAATTGTGGTTTTCGGCGCTGGTGGTCTGGGGATTGAATTAACGACTTGGATACGCGATATAAATGCGAAAAAAGACCGCTTTGACCTGCTGGGTTTTGTGGACGATACACCTGAATTGCAAGGAAAAACAGTTGCGGGATTTTCGGTGCTTGGCGATAGTTTGTGGCTTCTGAATTACGACGGTGAAATAGGCGTTGTTATTGCAGTCGGGCTTTCGCAGGGAAGAAAAAAGGTTTTTGAACGCTTTTCGCAAAATCCCAACATTTCTTTTCCGAATATACACGTGGACGAGGACAAATTTTATCACTCCGAAGTACTCGGCAACGTAAAGGGTTGCGTTATCGGCTATCACAATTTAATATCCCGTTTTGCGACTTTTGGCGATTTTGTTTTTATCGACGGGCTTAGTTGCGTTGGACACGGCGCAAAAATCGGAAGTTTTGCGTCTCTTTTTATTGGCTCGCATATTCCGGGAGACGTAATAATCGGCGAATGCGCACAAATCAACAGCGGCGCAAGAATTATGCCTGGAAAGTCCGTCGGCGAAAACGCTACCGTCGGAATGGGGTCGATTGTAATAAAAAATGTTGCGGCGAATACAACCGTATTTGGGAATCCGGCGAAAGCCATATGTTAAACAAGGAGAAAAAATGGATTTTATCGAAGATTTGCAAAAAGTTCCAATGGCAAAAAACGAAGACGTAGAGTATCTGAAACAATCGGAATTGCCGTTGGTTTTGTATGGGGCGGCGGATTTGGGGCGTAATGTAAAACGTTTTTTGGAGATAAATAACGTCAAAGTTGACTTTGTTGTCGTCGATAAAGAATATTGGCAGCCAAATATGAAATTGAGCGATTATGTAATTCAGCCGATAGAAAATATTTTAGCGAATAATTTCAAATTTAATATTGTAGTGGCATTTTATAGTGGTTTTGCGGAAAAAATCGCAAGGTTAAAAGAAAATGCGCAAATACAAAGATGTCTGTTTTTTCATCCGCTCAATGTGGCATTTGTAGATTGTTATCACGACTCTGATTTTCTTAATCGACATTCTACTGCCCTTACAGATCTGTATAGCAACTTGACAGATGATTTATCACGTCGGATAATGTTGGAATATATTAAGGCAAGAAAATCGGCAAACTCAACAGATCTTGTAAAATTGAATGTTCCGAATGAATTGCAGTGTTTTCCCGACTTTTTACCGCTTGCGGATAATGAAATATTTGTTGATTGCGGAGCTTTTAACGGCGATACTATAAAGGTGTTTCTTAACAAAACAAACGGAAAATACAACAAAATTTTTGCTTTTGAACCGGATACGGTTAGCGCGCAACAATGCAGAGAGTTGCTTGCCAATCAAGGGCGCGAGGACGTCTTGTTTGAAAAAGGCGCTTGGAGCGGAAAAGCAATGTTGCGCTTTGATAATCGAGGCAATATGACTTCAGTTATCAGCGAAAAAGGAAATATACAAATAGAATTAGACAGTATTGACAGCGTATTGGGCGACGAAAAAGCTACTTTTATCAAAATGGATATTGAAGGCGCTGAATTTGAAGCGCTAAAAGGCGCTCAAAACCAAATAATAGCCAATAAACCCAAACTTGCAATTTGTGTTTATCACAAACAAGAAGACTTAATAACAATTCCGCAATATATTTTGTCGCTGAATCCCGATTACAAATTATACTTGCGACATTATGGCGCTTTCTGTACGGAACTTGTCCTATACGCAATATAACCGAAAAAATGAACAAAAAAAGCGCTATTTGTTTTTTTTGTTCATAGAAAGTTTCTGCAAAAACCTTGCGTTGTTGTAGGAAATAAATTATTTTACTTCAGAGAATTTCAAATAAACGGTGATTTTTGCCAAACACAAGAAAAAGGAGTTTAAAATGAAAAAAGTTTTAATTTTGGTGTTATTTGCATTTTTTGCGCAGATATTTGCGCACGGAGTATTGATTTTGGTTGAAGATAACCGCGACGGAACTATTTATGTTGAGGCGGGATTTTCAACGGGAGGAAGCCCTGCTTCGGGAGCGTACGTGATTTTGCGGGAAAGAGAAACAGGGCGCACAATTTTTACGGGCAACCTTTCGGACGACGGGCGTATTACAATCGAACAGCCGACTGTGCCATATACGGTAACCGTGCGCATTGACGACGAACATTCCGTAACCAGAAACGGTCCGCTTGCGAGAAACAGACGTGGAGCAGAATAAAAAATGCCGTTCCGGCGGCAGGCAAAAGGAGGCAGTGTAAATGAAAACACGGATTTTAACAATAGTTTTGTTGCTTTTTGCGACTTGTTTTGCGCAAGGGCGGCAACAGCAACGACTGCAAATCGGCGTCAGTTTGCACCCTTATTACAGCTTCGCTCGGAATATTGTAGGCGACAGAGCGGACGTTATACCTATGATTAGCCCTAACGTTAATCCGCACGGTTATCGGATAATTCCCGAAGATATTGAGCGGGCGATGGGGCTTGACGTTGTAATTCTCAACGGGGTAGGACACGACGAATTTGCGCTTCAGATACTTAGGGCGGCGGGCAATTTAAATCGAATACACAAAATTTTTGCCAACGACGGCGTTGCGCTTATTCCGCAGTCGATAAATACAAATCAGGTAAATTCGCACACTTTTATTTCGATTTCCGCGTCTATTCAGCAGGTTTTTACGATAGCGACCCGTCTTGCTGAAATCGACCCTGCAAATGCGCAGTTTTTCCGTCAGAATGCGCAGAGATACGCGCGACAGTTAAGGCAACTTCGGGCGGAATTTATGGAAAAACTTGCAGATTACAAGGAAAACGATTTCAGATGCGCTACAATTCACGGCGGGTATTCGTATCTTTTGCAGGAGTTCGGCTTTCAGGTGGAAGCGGTTATAGAGCCGAGCCACGGGATAGCTCCGACCGCTTCGCAAATGATGGAAACGATAGAGAAAATCCGCGCCGTCAATGTTCAGGTGGTTTTTTCGGAGAGCGATTTTCCGCCGACGTTTTTAAGGACAATTCAGGAAGAAACGGGCGTCCGCGTGGTTAAACTTTCGCATTTGTCATACGGTGAATACAGCGCGGAATTCTTTGAAAGAGGAATGCGCTTTAACTTGGAGCAATTACTTAGAGCAGTGAGCGGGAGAGATTGAAAATGTTTAGAGTGTTTGTGATTATTTTGCTTTCTCTTACTTTAGCGTTTGCGAGAGGGGAGCGCCGAAATCGCGCGGCGACTGCGACGGCACAACCTGCGCCGCAAGAAATACGTCTTGCTGTTGCCGTAAGCATTCCTGCTTTGGGCGCGCTTTCGCGTGAAATTTTACGCGGAGTGCCCGTCGATGTTTTAGAGCCGTTCGGCACAGATTTTACTATGGACGAATTTGACGGGCTCGCATCCGAATACAGCGACGAACTCGACGAAATCGCACCGAGGGTCGCGGCTGTTGTCGGAATTCGCTCGATTATTCCCGATGACCCGATATTCGTGCAACTTCGCCACAGAAACATACGGGTCGTTGAAATAGACTGCGCCATACCGCCAAGCCCGACAGGTTCGGCAATTCCGCTGATACGCACGTCTAACGGAGAGATAAATCCTTTCGTTTGGCTTTCGCTTGCAAACGCCGTTCGTATGGCAGAAATCCTGGAGAGTGATTTCAGCGCGCTTTTTCCGAAGTATGCTTGTGTCATTTCGGCTAATTTGCTCGATTTTAAGCGGCGTTCGCTTGCACTTCGCAACGAATATACGCGGAAACTCCTTGAAATAGACAATTTCAGCGCAGTTGCATTAAGCGGAATTTTTGATTATTTGCTTATGGATATAGATGTTTTTGTTGTCGCAAGATTTTTGCCGGAATACGATTGGAATGAGGAGACAGCGCGAAAATTTCGCGATTTGGTAGAAAGCGGAGAGGTCGGCGTTGTAATAAACCGTTGGCAAACAGGCGCTCCTGCCTCGGAAATTATGGAAGAAAAAGGTGTTAGAACTGCTGTCCTGAGAACGGGAATTCCTGCGCTGAGTCATTTCGATGACGGTTTTTTAGCATTCTGGGAGAGAAATGTTTCTGCTATAGCAGGTGCGTTTCAAATAAAAGAATAAAAAAAAGAATATTTTATTGCGCAGGCTTATTACAATATATTATATTAAGTTAACTTAATTCTGCTTTTAGGCGGAAAGTTGAATTGATTGCGTTTTAAGCCAAACCTTAAAGTTGGCACTAACACTGATGTTGGTACTATTAAATGCAAAGAGGTAATCTAATGAATGATGACAACAAGTTTTTAGAAAAATATTTCAAATATTTTCGTGCGAAAGATGAAAATTCCGCTACACAATACGATAAATATATCGGTATAAGCGGCGTTTTACGTGCGCACGTCATAGAAAATTGGATTAAAACGCAAAAAGCATATTTAGGTAATAATGAAATAAGACGAATTTATTATTTGTCTTTAGAATATAATCTCGGTTCGCCAATAAAAATGCATTCCGTTTCAAACGAACTTCAATCTCATCTCGACATAATGCTCGAGCAGGAAGGAATTGAACGAAGTGAAATAAACGCCAAAGAGCCGCCTATGGATTTGGGAAACGGGTTTATCGGGGAATTTTCCGCAAATATTCTTGAAGTGCTTGCCTCTAAAGGTATTCCGTCGGTTGCCTACGGGCTTTGGTATGGTATGGCGCAATTCAGGCAAGCTGTTAAAAATAATTCGGATAAAAGCATTCTCGGACAGTTGGAAAGACCATATTATTGGTCGTCTTTGTATAATCCGTGGGTTGTTGATAGACCTGAATACAATAATCACGTGTGTTTCGGCAGTCGCTCATGCTACGGCGGTTGTTTAGGCAAGAAAAATCCCGACGAGTCCATTTGGATTTGCGGCGACAGAGTTATGGCGACACCTGTGGATTTTCCGATTTCGGGGTATCGAAACAAAGTCGTTAATACATTGCGCTTTTGGAACGCTTTGCCGAGCGAGGACTTTTCTTCGGATTATATGCTTCACAGCGATTACGTACGCGCTTGCGACGAAAAAAGCGATTCCGTAAAGTTTTTGCGCTATTTGTTCAGCGAGGAAGTGTCTCAACAAACAAGCGAACTGCATATAAAACAACAATATTTCTTGGCTGCGGCGTCGATAAAAGATATATTGCGTCGGCATTTATCGCAAAATAATTCTATCGAAACCATTTGCGACAAGGCGCAGATTATTCTTGCGGACAGTCGTATGGGATTTGCCATAATTGAATTTATACGGATTTTAATTGCTCATTTCGAAATTTCCGTCGAAAAAGCCGTGGGTATTGCCCGAAAAACATTTGTTATATCGCTTCCGCTTGTGGACGGCGGTCAATTTCCTAAAGTGCCTCTCTATATTTTAGAAACCCTTTTGCCGCAACACGTTAACGTAATTATGAAAATTAACCATTGGCTTCTCGATAAAGCGAGAAAGGAATATGGTGCTTCCGATGATGACCTGCGTGAAATTTCGCTTATTGAAGAGGGCGCTATAAAGAAAATCTGTATGGCAAACCTTTCGCTTATGTTTTCGGGAAGCGCTTTCTCGTATTCTCAGAGCGGCGCAGACCATATAAAAAATGTTGCGCTTCCAAAGACTTCCCGCATATATTCGGTTGATATAAAACCGACTTTTTCGGGCGTTTCTCTTCGCAGATGGTTGCTTTATTCTAATAAACACCTCGCGGATTTGATAACATCCAAGATTGGCGAAGGTTGGATTAAGGAAAACTCTAAACTTGCCGATTTTGAGCGCTACTCGCAAAACGCCGCCATACAGAAAGTATTTACTCAAATAAAAGCGTACGCTAAAGAGGAGTTTCTCGAAAAAATGTTTAACGATATTGCAATTGCAAAAAACTCTTTGCTCGATACGCTTTTTATTACGCACATACGAAAAATAACCCTCGGCAACTCGCAGGTTTTAATGCTTCTTTATATTGCGGCGCGCTATTTAAGGCTGAGACGTGGAGAAAAACTTGTTTCTCGCGCATATTTTTTCACAGGAAGAGCGTTGCCCTTTGATTTTTACGGCAAGCAGCTGGTATCGCTTGTGAATATTTTCTCACGAGCGCTTAAGGATTGCAAAGAATTGCAGGTGCATTTTGTTTACAACTGCACAACCTCTTTGGAAGAGGAACTTTTAGCTATCGGAGATATGGCGGAATTTATTTCGTCGCCTTATTCTTTAGAACCATCGTCGTTTAGTGCGGTAAGGGCGGCGGCTAACGGAATGGTGCCGCTTTCGGGAGCAAATTCCGTGGATATAGACACCGTTTCAAAAATTGGGCTGGATTCTTGCTTTTATTTGGAAAATACCGACAAAGACATCAGTGGATACGACATAAACGCGTATGTGGAAAACACACCTGTCCTTAAGGAAGCCTTTGAATTAGTGGAAAAATGGATTAAAGATTATTCGGGCGGCGAAGAAGAAGAGGGAAAAATTAATCCTCTTTGGGAAAATTTGCGTTATCGGGACGAAATGAAAATATTTTCGTTTTTTGACGAATATTGCCGAGCACAAGACAAAATAGACGCCGCATTCGCTGATAAGTCGGAATGGTCGTCGATGGCTTTACGAAATATCGCACGCTCAAGCGCAGGTTCGCTCGACAATACAATTTGCTCCTTATACGGAGATTATACTAATAAAGTGGTGGACTTGTAAGATGATGGGGGGGAAGCCAAAAATTTATTCGGGAACTTCGATAGCCGCAGGAAAAGGGCTTGGACAGGCGGTTATAGTCGAGGTTAAGAACGACAACATAATACGAAGAATTACGCGAGACGAAATTTTATTAGAGACAGACAGATTTGAAAACGCAAAACTGCAGGCGACAAAATATTACGATGACCTGTCTAAAGTCTTAAGAGCGAAAGCCGGTACGGGAAGCGATGACGCCTCTATAATTGAAATATATAAATGTATAGTGAACGACCCGATGCTTAGCAGAAGTGTTATGTATAATATTCGCACGGAGTTGTTTTCCGCCGAAAGCTCCGTCCAAAAAGTCGCCAATGATATGATGGAGGAGTTTAAGTCTATCGAAGATGAATATATAAGGGAGCGAGATAAAGATATATGCGAGGCGGGCAAAAGAATTCTGCATTATCTCGGTTGCGATAATTTTGAAGAAAGAATATTTGAAAAAGATGTGGTTTTGTTTATAAACGGTCCGCTTATTTTGTCTCACATCGTTGGTAAAAACATAGAAAAAATAAAAGGAGTGGTGTGTTTGGCGTCGGGAAAAACTTCGCACGCCGCTATCGTTGCTCGTTCAAATTCAATTCCCGTAATTTCCGACGTGGACTTGCTGAAGTTAAACTTGGTTGAAGGAAATAACGTTTTAATTGATTGCGATGTGGGAACTTTTACGATAAATCCGACTAAAAAATCGATTAACGAATATAATTCTTATATTAACGAAAAGAATTTGCGAAAGCGCGGATTACCCGCCTTTTTGAAACGTCCTGTTTTCACCAATGACGGAATGTCTATTTCGGTAATGGCAAATGTGTCTATCGAAGATGACGCGAGACTTGCAGTCGAAAACGGCGCTGACGGAATAGGTCTTGTGCGTACCGAAATATTATTTACCGAATACGCGGAATTTCCGTCCGAAAGCGAGCAAATTCGCTATTACGAAGGTATTTTTAACAAAATAGGGAGCGGCAAAAAAGTTAATATTCGCGTTATGGACGTGGGCGGCGACAAAATGGTCAAATTTATAAATGATATACCACGTGAAGAAAACCCGTTTATGGGTTGGCGGGCTGTGCGAATTTATCGTGAGAGAACCGAGTTTTTACATAAACAACTTGTTGCAATACTCAAAGCGGGGGAGGGCAAAAAATACGGAATAATGTTCCCTATGATAACCACTCTTTCCGAATGGGATTTTTTGCGCAACTTTACCATAAAAACGGCTGATGAATTGGGAATAAAATGTCCGAGTTTGGGCGTTTTGCTTGAAGTGCCGCTTGCAATTTTAGAAATAGAGTCGTTTTTAAGCACCTTAGAATTTGCGTCTATCGGTACCAACGACCTTATGCAATATTTATCTGCCGCCGACCGAAGCAACGCTAAGGTTAACTATCTCTACAATCCGCTTGAGCCCGCGTTTCTGAAAATAGTGAAAACTGCCATAGACCAATGTGTTTCGGGCGGAAAGCCTATTTCGATGTGCGGCGATATGGCGGCGCGTCCGGAGTGTACCATTTTGCTTTTGGGGCTTGGGCTTACTCGTTTCAGCGTTTCACCGCCTACGATACCGATTATAAAGGAAATAATCAGCTGTATTCCCCTTATGAAAATTAAGGAAGAGACAAATCATTTGCTTTTGAATAAAAGAAGTGCAAAAGATGTTGCCGATTGGCTTCAGTATATTAACGGCAAATACTGTGCGCACATTTTTAAGAAGCACGGCTTTATTCCGCTATACGGCGATTATTATGATAAAGGAAATTTCTGAAAAAAATTATAAATTAATGTGCGCATCTGACGCCGATGCTGATTTCGCCCGCCTCGGGTGCAAACCACTGACGATTTGTTCCTCTTAGCGCTCGCTCTTCGCTGTACCAGCCGCCGCCTCGAATTACATTGAAACGTCCGACTTGCGGACCTCTCGGATTGTGTTGCGGTGCAAATTGATAGAAATCCTGCTCGTATCTGTCGTTTACCCATTCCCAAACGTTTCCGTTCATATCGACCAATCCAAAATCGCCTACTCCGTCAAAAGTGTAAACCTGCACGGAACTTCGGCTTCTGAAACGCGCTCTTTGCGGCGTAGGTCTTTCGTTGCCCCACGAAAAGGTGGTTCTTCCGCCGTTGGTTGCGGCAAATTCCCATTCGGCTTCGGTCGGAAGCCTGCCGCCTCTAAACCTGCAATATTCGCTTGCCTGTCTCCAAGTTATGCAAATGACAGGGTTGTTGGGTGCAAGCAATTCTTCGGGCGGCGTCATTCTTGTAAGTCCTTGGTTTGTCCATAAAAAACAATTAGCGGTATTTGGACGAGAACATCTTCCTGCATTCACGCATTGCTGATAATCGTTGTTGCTGACGGGGCGTTTGTCGAGACGGAATGCGTCCACCGTTATTTCGCGCACGGGTCTTTCGTCGGGATTTCCTCTTTCGCTTCCTCTGTTAAAAGTTCCGCCGCGAATTTGCACGATTTCACTGAAAGAAAACGCCGCCGTAGCCAAGCAGAAAATTAAAAGCAGAAGCGCTTTCATCGGCTTCGGCTTTCCTGCATTGCCATTGAAACAAACATTACAGACAAAAATACTATAATTCCTGCCCTGTCCATTCTCCGTCTTTTTGTGGCGAGTTCTTCTTCGCTGAGTGTATCGGTTTTGTCTTTTTCTTCTTCTTCGCTTTCCGCTTGTGTTGCCGTATCACGACCTCGCGTTCTTGCGGGAGCCTGCACCTGCTGATTTTCCGAAATAAGCGCTATGGAAAGCGTATCATTTTGTCCTGCCGATAAAGTGAAAGTTGTATCAAAAAGGGTAAAGCCCTCTTTAAGAAGCATAATGTTGTATTCGCGCGGCTCAAGCTCGTCGGCAAAAAACGGAGTAGTCCCCGAAACTCGACGATTGACAAGAATTGTGGCACCGTCGGGTGTTGTAGTAATTGCAAGCGATGCCATTGTCGCTTCTTCGACAACGATTTCCGCTTCGGCTTCGACAAGCTCAGCCACCGAGCCGAGCTCAATTTCTGCTGTGGTTATTTCGCCTGCTTCTTCCGTCGTTTCGTACGAAATTTCGGCAATCTCTTCAAGCGTTTCTGCAACGCTTTGCGAAGTCTCGATATTTATGTCTGTCGGCTCGTACGGTAAAATTTCCATATCGGCGCTTGTCAAAGGCGCAGGCATAGGAACAGTTGCAAACGAAAAAGTTGCTAATATCAATAACATTATAAAAATATTTTTCAAGTCAAATCTCCTCTTTAGTTCGTTAAGCAGTGGCTAACCTTGCTCCGTTTTTTGTTTGTCTGTTTGACAAATAGTCAAATCCTACTCCCATCACTAGCATTGCACCAGCAATCATACCAATAAGCGTAAGAAATTCTGTATTCATAAGTTTATTCCTTTCTCTTTGAAGACATATTCACTAACACAAAACCAACAGCCATCATTGCAACAATTATGCCGCCTAAATGCATAGCGTTCAATCCCTCGGTAATTTCTGACGAATTGAAAAACCTGTCAATGAATATACCGATAAATATTAGTTTGCTGAAATCAAAAAACAGCGTCCCCGTTAATTCCAGCAAGTCCTTTTTTTCTTTTTTCCCACACTTAGGACAATCGGAAACTTCGATTTTCCCTTTAACTATTTCTACCTTTGAAACTCTGCCGATATTTCTTCGCGTTCTGATGTTTCTCAAAAATCCTCCTGCTTTTTTATTAAAAATACTTTATTCCACACTCAATTGCGAAAAAAATATTTTGCTGAATTGTTATACCGGTGTTAAAATGCCGCGTTTTTCGAGTTTAGTTTCTACTATTCCCGTAATATACATAAAAATAATCATTATGCCAACAGCACCCATTGCCATTAAAAAAGTTTCCATTACTCACCTCCTCGTGATAAATAGCCCACACCAAAAAAGCCAATCGAAGCAAGGAATCCCCAAGCGGCGTGTTCGGGACTGCCGCCCCAATCAAACAAATTCGCAACAACAGCTCCCGCAAAAGTAAGTGCGCTTATATTAAAGAAGAAATCACCTACTGACGCTTTCCGATTTTCGCCATATCTTAAAAATCTCATCAAATCCTCCAAGTCAATATAAAAATACATTATTTTTACGACTAACAGCGAGAATATTTGCATTTGTCTTAAAAAATAAAAAAGGTGAACCGATTGGCTCACCTTTTTTGTTTTCTGTTCTGCTTTCATTTATCTCGTCAGCAACATTTTCCGTGAAGTATTAAACCCGTTTCTGCCTCTTACGTTTACTATCAACGTTTGATTTCTTTGTATCGAAGCGGGGATATTGAATGTGCCTACACCTGCCGCATTAAGGTTGATGTCTTGAGTGAAAAGCATACGACCTCTTACGTCCGTAATTTGCAAACTAACCATCTGCTCACTCGGAATGTTGAAGTTAATTGCGTTTCGCGTAATAGTCATTCCTCTGCCTGCAACTCTCGCCGCACCACTGCTTACAGGTCTGTTTTGCGGGATAATTGATACGGGGCTGTCGCAACCGAAGCCAACGAATTCGAGGCTTGTGATTGTTCCTGTAGTTGCAGTCGTTCCGTCTGCCGCGAGCATAATGCTTACAATATTTGCCTGATTATTCGGCTGGCAAAGAGTCATATTCTCAGGATCCATACACGCCCACAACTGCTCGAACAATGCGGGATTTAAGCGAACTGTGCGAGAAGTGGCGCTGGCAGGAATTACTTCTGATGTATAACCTGCACCGTTATTAGATAAAGCAGGGTCGCCGAGTATCAATCTCATAGGTCCGGTTGAAGTGTAAGTAAGTACTATTTCGCTTACGTACTCAAAATCTCCTTCGTCAAAAGCGACCCAAATCATAGACCAAGAACCGGCGTTGGCTCTGTTAAGAGAGAAATTTACTTGTGTTCCTGTGGGGGTCACAGTTGCTGAAGACCCCGGTCCGGGCTCTACTCCCCAACCGGTTGACCAAGTTGCAACGTCCATAGGGGGAATATCGCAACCGTCGCCCGGCTCAACTCCTGTACCTGTTGATGCAGGAGCCCACCAGTTTTGTGAAAGAAGAAGCATATTCAAAACTTGAATAGCTACCGAATACACGTCGGTGGGAGTTTGGGCTCTCAAATAATTGTACATACTGTTTAAGAAATTTTGGTTTGTAGAACTGCCGACCATTCCTGCGGCAAACGGCGCCATAAACGACATACTTGTCCAGTCCGTGTGGGGATTGTTTACTCGTTGTCCCGCTAAGGTGAAACCTTGCCCTGCATTTATGTTATTAGGGTTTCCTCCTGAAATTCCATTCAACCAAGTAGTAATTCTGTTCATTTGCGTTCTTGCGCGAGTT
This is a stretch of genomic DNA from Chitinivibrionia bacterium. It encodes these proteins:
- a CDS encoding glycosyl hydrolase family 8, whose product is MLNKKNALIALGLSAVLVIPLWANNRPFPQEGRFEMGGNPIRPNIQNPQQMNNDVIARYNHYRDTFLGRGNGFAWIRATGTGVSASALTISEAHGYAMKIFALMAGVRGDERQIFDEMNALRKAMPSMTDHRLMSWTVFPTGSPARPDLARRSNNATDGCLDMAYALLLAHDQWGSPTNLQYMNDAHQIIAGLRQANMHNGQPNNASHRTKLGDWQNAGQTTDLEAQRTTSRSSDWRPAHFKAFARATSQDYWRIAADTVYNLLNSVSHSTTGLMPDFVIGIPARVVRQGTNEALVSGEHNQWNYSFNACRVPWFLAMDYIHYGETRARTQMNRITTWLNGISGGNPNNINAGQGFTLAGQRVNNPHTDWTSMSFMAPFAAGMVGSSTNQNFLNSMYNYLRAQTPTDVYSVAIQVLNMLLLSQNWWAPASTGTGVEPGDGCDIPPMDVATWSTGWGVEPGPGSSATVTPTGTQVNFSLNRANAGSWSMIWVAFDEGDFEYVSEIVLTYTSTGPMRLILGDPALSNNGAGYTSEVIPASATSRTVRLNPALFEQLWACMDPENMTLCQPNNQANIVSIMLAADGTTATTGTITSLEFVGFGCDSPVSIIPQNRPVSSGAARVAGRGMTITRNAINFNIPSEQMVSLQITDVRGRMLFTQDINLNAAGVGTFNIPASIQRNQTLIVNVRGRNGFNTSRKMLLTR